One segment of Micromonospora parathelypteridis DNA contains the following:
- a CDS encoding carbohydrate ABC transporter permease yields MAVSETLAAAQPAATPPQPSPGRRRRGRNAAYWLYLLPGAVLFILVIGAPLVGTLYLSLTKWSGIGDPRWVGLDNYQQLLHDDVFWASFRNTVWMLVAMVVVPTLLGLLLAAVLFDVIGRRFKPRTAAALRAAFYLPQVLPVVVAGIVWGWILRPDGAFNSLLDAVGLGALRHDWLGDPDTALPAVMAVMIWVQIGYPVVVFMAALQRVDPELYEAAEVDGANWVHRFRAITLPQIRPETFVVALTCTIAALKVFGPIFALTRGGPENATNVPSYFAYYTFFKKLQVGYGSAISTVLTLIIVVVAVVFIWMQARSERRDRGI; encoded by the coding sequence ATGGCAGTCTCCGAGACTCTCGCCGCGGCACAGCCGGCGGCGACCCCGCCCCAGCCCAGTCCCGGCCGCAGACGGCGCGGCCGCAACGCGGCGTACTGGCTCTACCTGCTCCCCGGAGCGGTGCTCTTCATCCTGGTCATCGGCGCACCGCTGGTCGGCACCCTCTACCTGTCGCTGACCAAGTGGTCCGGCATCGGCGACCCCAGGTGGGTCGGCCTGGACAACTACCAGCAGTTGCTGCACGACGACGTGTTCTGGGCGTCGTTCCGCAATACCGTCTGGATGCTCGTCGCGATGGTGGTGGTGCCGACCCTGCTCGGGCTGCTGCTCGCCGCGGTGCTCTTCGACGTCATCGGCCGCCGGTTCAAGCCCCGCACCGCCGCCGCGCTGCGGGCCGCGTTCTACCTTCCGCAGGTGCTGCCCGTCGTGGTCGCCGGCATCGTCTGGGGCTGGATCCTGCGCCCCGACGGCGCGTTCAACAGCCTGCTCGACGCGGTGGGTCTCGGCGCGCTACGCCACGACTGGCTCGGCGATCCGGACACTGCCCTGCCGGCCGTGATGGCGGTGATGATCTGGGTGCAGATCGGCTACCCGGTGGTCGTCTTCATGGCGGCGCTGCAGCGGGTCGACCCCGAGTTGTACGAGGCGGCCGAGGTCGACGGCGCGAACTGGGTCCACCGGTTCCGGGCGATCACTCTCCCGCAGATCCGGCCGGAAACCTTCGTGGTGGCCCTGACCTGCACCATCGCCGCGCTGAAGGTGTTCGGACCGATCTTCGCCCTGACCCGGGGCGGCCCGGAGAACGCCACCAACGTGCCGTCGTACTTCGCGTACTACACGTTCTTCAAGAAGCTGCAGGTCGGCTACGGCTCCGCGATCTCCACGGTGCTGACACTGATCATCGTTGTGGTGGCCGTGGTCTTCATCTGGATGCAGGCTCGCAGCGAGCGCCGGGACCGGGGGATCTGA
- a CDS encoding carbohydrate ABC transporter permease, whose protein sequence is MVVTLTPSSAPVAPPKPVRDRHHRGVSRWVVLALVVLGALIMLVPFAFMLLNAFKSPSDYSSAGPLSWPTEFYTKGLRTYWTEVNFPLKLWNSALIAGSVAVLGVAVSLLNAYALGIGRVRGRLWIVGLFLLANMLPQEALIYPLYYVAKQVGLYNTQLSVIIIFTVIQSAFGTYLLASVMGTFPRSLLEAAALDGAGKWTVLWRVVFPNLRPTLAVLLIFFFIWTWNEFLIPLVMLIDNQTQTIPVALASLQGDRLMDAPTTNAGALISLVPAILFFLIFQRTLARGITAGAEK, encoded by the coding sequence ATGGTTGTCACGCTCACACCGAGCAGCGCACCGGTGGCGCCACCCAAGCCCGTTCGCGATCGGCACCACCGCGGCGTCAGCCGCTGGGTGGTGCTCGCCCTGGTCGTCCTCGGCGCGCTGATCATGCTGGTGCCGTTCGCGTTCATGCTGCTCAACGCGTTCAAGTCGCCCAGCGACTACTCGTCGGCCGGCCCGCTGAGCTGGCCGACGGAGTTCTACACCAAGGGTCTGCGGACGTACTGGACCGAGGTGAACTTCCCGCTCAAGCTCTGGAACTCGGCGCTCATCGCCGGTTCGGTGGCTGTCCTCGGCGTCGCGGTGTCGTTGCTCAACGCGTACGCCCTGGGCATCGGCCGGGTCCGCGGGCGGCTCTGGATCGTCGGTCTGTTCCTGCTGGCCAACATGCTGCCGCAGGAGGCGCTGATCTACCCGCTGTACTACGTGGCGAAACAGGTCGGTCTCTACAACACCCAGCTCTCGGTGATCATCATCTTCACCGTGATCCAGAGCGCGTTCGGCACCTACCTGCTCGCCTCGGTGATGGGCACGTTCCCGCGCTCGCTGCTCGAGGCCGCGGCGCTGGACGGCGCCGGCAAGTGGACGGTGCTGTGGCGGGTGGTCTTCCCGAACCTGCGGCCCACCCTCGCGGTACTGCTCATCTTCTTCTTCATCTGGACCTGGAACGAGTTCCTCATCCCGCTGGTCATGCTGATCGACAACCAGACGCAGACCATTCCGGTCGCGCTGGCGTCGCTGCAGGGCGACCGGCTGATGGACGCTCCGACCACCAACGCCGGCGCGCTGATCAGTCTGGTGCCGGCCATCCTCTTCTTCCTCATCTTCCAGCGCACCCTGGCGCGCGGCATCACGGCAGGAGCCGAGAAGTGA
- a CDS encoding ABC transporter substrate-binding protein encodes MQRFRRLVAALALAATATTTVAACGGGDSGDDSDAKVLKLWHYESETSAMGVGWNRAIEIFKSEHPGVEVRFERKAFEQIQQNAGMIINSSEGPDIMEYNKGNATAGLLSSQGLLSDLSAEADKRGWAGKLSPSLQTTARYSDKGVMGSGKWFGVPNYGEYVTVYYNKDLFERNGVKVPTTMADMTAAMDTFVSKGITPLGMAGAEYPAGQLFYQLALSKADRQFVDNYQLYKNPVDFKADPLKYGAATFADWVSKGYVAKDSASLKAEDMGTAFIGGKVPMIVSGSWWYGRFKTEMKANWDTFLFPGNTLQAGSSGNLWVVPENSKAKSLAYDFIDITLRPEIQDLIGNNGGVPVAADASKITDPKDRKLIEDFNTVSKQDGLAFYPDWPVPGYYDVLVGGFQGLINGSKSPDQVLDSIAKPYAEGVKEITGK; translated from the coding sequence ATGCAGCGATTCCGCCGGCTCGTCGCCGCGCTCGCCCTGGCGGCGACCGCGACGACCACCGTGGCCGCCTGCGGCGGTGGTGACAGCGGGGACGACAGCGACGCCAAGGTCCTGAAGCTCTGGCACTACGAGAGCGAAACCAGCGCCATGGGGGTCGGCTGGAACCGGGCGATCGAGATCTTCAAATCCGAGCACCCGGGCGTCGAGGTGCGCTTCGAGCGCAAGGCGTTCGAGCAGATCCAGCAGAACGCCGGCATGATCATCAACTCGTCCGAAGGCCCGGACATCATGGAGTACAACAAGGGCAACGCGACCGCCGGCCTGCTCTCCTCCCAGGGCCTGCTCTCCGACCTGAGCGCCGAGGCCGACAAGCGCGGCTGGGCCGGCAAGCTCAGCCCCAGCCTGCAGACCACCGCGCGGTACAGCGACAAGGGCGTGATGGGCTCGGGCAAGTGGTTCGGCGTGCCGAACTACGGCGAGTACGTGACGGTCTACTACAACAAGGACCTCTTCGAGCGCAACGGCGTCAAGGTCCCCACCACGATGGCCGACATGACCGCCGCGATGGACACCTTCGTCAGCAAGGGCATCACCCCGCTGGGCATGGCCGGCGCCGAGTACCCGGCCGGCCAGCTCTTCTACCAGCTGGCCCTGTCCAAGGCGGACCGGCAGTTCGTCGACAACTACCAGCTCTACAAGAACCCGGTGGACTTCAAGGCCGACCCGCTGAAGTACGGCGCGGCGACCTTCGCCGACTGGGTGAGCAAGGGCTACGTCGCCAAGGACTCGGCCAGCCTCAAGGCCGAGGACATGGGCACCGCGTTCATCGGCGGCAAGGTTCCGATGATCGTCTCGGGTAGCTGGTGGTACGGCCGGTTCAAGACCGAGATGAAGGCCAACTGGGACACCTTCCTCTTCCCCGGCAACACCCTGCAGGCCGGCTCCTCGGGCAACCTCTGGGTGGTCCCGGAGAACAGCAAGGCCAAGAGCCTGGCGTACGACTTCATCGACATCACCCTGCGTCCGGAGATCCAGGACCTGATCGGCAACAACGGTGGTGTTCCGGTCGCCGCTGACGCGTCGAAGATCACTGACCCCAAGGACCGCAAGCTGATCGAGGACTTCAACACGGTCAGCAAGCAGGACGGGCTCGCCTTCTACCCGGACTGGCCGGTCCCCGGCTACTACGACGTGCTGGTGGGCGGATTCCAGGGCCTGATCAACGGCTCCAAGTCGCCCGACCAGGTCCTCGACTCGATCGCCAAGCCGTACGCGGAAGGCGTCAAGGAGATCACCGGCAAGTGA
- a CDS encoding LacI family DNA-binding transcriptional regulator yields the protein MHDVARLARVSVSTVSYVLTGTRPISQATRDKVLAAMAELDYQPNAMARGLASRRSRILGLLMPMDERGLGATETAFVTGAAAAASAAGYHLVLSPVGGGGDLDDLRRLASQRMLDGVVLMEVQLADERVTVLQEAGVPLVLIGRTGDTSTLSYVDIDFDQTVRDAVGHLVGLGHRRIVYVNHSAATLASGYGPALRTRDAFVAAMTGHGLDPVMIPAEDSAAGGRAALAAAFAQAPELTAVLAMNETAIFGILGELTGRGLSVPDDVSVVSMVTSTQVAELATPALTAMTSPGSALGRIAIEALLRHLDGPGDQRHQQLLPCALEIRGSTAAPRRPALVTSRRSSTDGG from the coding sequence ATGCACGACGTCGCCCGCCTCGCACGGGTCTCGGTCAGCACCGTCTCGTACGTGCTCACCGGCACCCGGCCGATCTCGCAGGCCACCCGCGACAAGGTGCTCGCCGCGATGGCCGAGCTCGACTACCAGCCCAACGCGATGGCCCGCGGCCTGGCCAGCCGGCGCAGCCGAATCCTCGGCCTGCTGATGCCGATGGACGAGCGGGGCCTCGGCGCCACCGAGACCGCCTTCGTGACCGGTGCCGCTGCGGCGGCCAGCGCCGCTGGCTACCACCTGGTGCTCTCGCCGGTCGGCGGTGGCGGCGACCTCGACGATCTGCGTCGGCTGGCCAGCCAGCGGATGCTCGACGGTGTCGTGCTGATGGAGGTTCAGCTGGCCGACGAACGGGTCACCGTTCTCCAGGAGGCCGGTGTGCCGCTGGTGCTGATCGGCCGCACCGGCGACACCAGCACGCTCTCGTACGTCGACATCGACTTCGACCAGACCGTCCGGGACGCCGTCGGGCACCTGGTCGGCCTCGGGCACCGGCGGATCGTGTACGTCAACCACTCGGCCGCCACCTTGGCGAGCGGCTACGGGCCCGCGCTGCGTACCCGGGACGCCTTTGTCGCGGCGATGACCGGGCACGGCCTCGACCCGGTGATGATCCCGGCCGAGGACAGCGCCGCCGGCGGGCGGGCGGCCCTGGCCGCCGCGTTCGCGCAGGCGCCGGAGCTGACCGCCGTGCTGGCCATGAACGAGACCGCGATCTTCGGCATCCTCGGTGAGCTGACCGGCCGTGGGTTGTCGGTGCCCGACGACGTCTCTGTCGTCTCGATGGTCACCTCGACGCAGGTGGCCGAACTGGCGACCCCGGCGCTGACCGCGATGACGTCACCCGGTTCGGCCCTCGGTCGGATCGCGATCGAGGCGCTGCTGCGCCACCTGGATGGCCCTGGCGATCAACGTCACCAGCAACTGCTGCCGTGCGCGTTGGAGATCCGGGGATCGACCGCCGCGCCACGGCGGCCGGCATTGGTCACCTCTCGTCGATCGTCGACCGACGGGGGCTGA